The following proteins are co-located in the Polystyrenella longa genome:
- a CDS encoding IS701 family transposase, with amino-acid sequence MERAFLKRKGVLDGECRVSSRYFAASLNRLEQFMEPFLVNYRRHEQAEHATTIVQGFCSDLAHKNGESIAYLFGLDRKAIQHFLGESRWQDQPLRKELVRQIGTKLGEFDGVLAFDPSAFAKSGDQSVGVARQWCGRLGKIENCQVAVYMAYISSKVHALVDTQLYLPKEWTQGKTRLKKAGVPQENRKHKTRHELCLELLDQHGDRLPHAWITGDDEMGRPADFRRELRERSERYLLSVPSNTTVRDLENAEPEWCGNGRPPKRPSVRADRWASGQSASVWKQIVIRDGEQGPLVVDALKRRVSTGQRARPTAAEEVLVVIRYRDRDLNVVKTDYYLSNAEIETPLEEFCRAAKAEHRIEECLQRAKGQAGLADYEVRNWVGWHHHQTLSLLANWFLTVETGRSEKKDTVNDVKSSSSGHRFHASCGTRVRYTPKRELANRTTLKAEPASSLLSLETTQSIASHKHRTTTDIGQSN; translated from the coding sequence ATGGAACGTGCTTTTCTGAAACGAAAGGGAGTGCTCGATGGCGAGTGCCGTGTCTCTTCTCGATATTTCGCGGCATCACTGAACCGGCTCGAACAATTTATGGAGCCCTTCCTCGTCAACTATCGACGGCATGAACAAGCTGAACACGCCACCACGATCGTACAAGGATTCTGTTCTGATCTCGCACACAAAAACGGAGAATCGATCGCGTACCTCTTTGGTTTGGATCGCAAGGCGATCCAGCATTTTCTCGGTGAATCTCGCTGGCAGGATCAACCTCTTCGAAAAGAACTCGTCCGACAGATTGGTACGAAGTTGGGAGAATTCGATGGGGTGCTTGCCTTTGATCCGTCGGCATTTGCCAAATCGGGAGATCAATCTGTCGGTGTCGCGCGGCAATGGTGTGGCCGGTTGGGAAAGATCGAGAACTGCCAGGTTGCTGTCTACATGGCCTACATCTCATCAAAAGTTCATGCCCTCGTCGATACGCAGTTGTATCTGCCAAAAGAGTGGACGCAGGGTAAAACTCGTCTGAAAAAAGCGGGAGTGCCGCAGGAAAACCGGAAGCATAAAACCCGTCATGAACTCTGTCTGGAACTGCTCGACCAACATGGGGATCGGCTGCCGCACGCGTGGATTACGGGGGATGATGAAATGGGGCGTCCCGCTGATTTTCGCCGAGAATTACGGGAACGGAGCGAACGTTACCTGCTATCTGTTCCCTCCAATACAACCGTTCGTGATCTGGAAAACGCAGAGCCCGAATGGTGTGGTAATGGTCGTCCTCCGAAAAGACCCTCGGTTCGAGCGGACCGTTGGGCAAGTGGACAGTCAGCGTCTGTCTGGAAACAGATCGTGATTCGTGATGGAGAACAGGGGCCGCTGGTTGTTGATGCATTAAAACGTCGTGTGTCTACAGGACAACGTGCACGACCCACGGCTGCGGAAGAGGTGCTGGTTGTGATTCGATACCGGGACCGGGACTTGAATGTCGTGAAGACCGACTATTATCTGAGTAACGCCGAGATCGAAACGCCGCTGGAGGAGTTCTGCCGGGCGGCGAAAGCCGAACATCGGATCGAAGAGTGTTTGCAACGGGCCAAAGGGCAAGCAGGCTTAGCGGATTACGAAGTTCGCAACTGGGTTGGTTGGCATCATCACCAGACGTTAAGCCTACTGGCGAATTGGTTCCTCACCGTCGAAACAGGGCGGTCGGAAAAAAAAGACACCGTCAATGACGTTAAATCAAGTTCGAGTGGGCATCGCTTCCATGCTTCGTGTGGCACTCGAGTACGATACACCCCGAAACGTGAGTTGGCGAATCGAACAACGCTTAAAGCGGAACCAGCAAGCTCGTTACTATCATTGGAAACAACGCAATCGATTGCCTCCCACAAACATCGAACGACAACGGATATAGGACAGTCGAACTAG
- a CDS encoding carboxylesterase family protein, with protein MKIYFACACLIVSACAAQTLDQQDKPRVPNRGAGVPQEIIKAFEPHEFDGMPYRLLLPADYKPTRKYPLILNLHGGAGVGNDNISNLRNWCATFVDKNWRAKYPCIIVVPQSPGRWLITGEEIPELTESLKKTYSEAWQERIEERNYPQGPISNGSLTKVLGLIDHLSEEFNVDTNRVYAIGHSMGGFGTWNAIWAAPKRFAAAIPSAGGMLPWKDPAEFKDVPVWTFHGRLDQKVPAEFTWEIFGRIKDVGGNVKFTQLKHVGHGAAQYAFSFNGDSQEKGYVTQYSSDKCDKTDNVWDWLFAQRLDKR; from the coding sequence ATGAAAATCTATTTCGCGTGCGCGTGTCTGATTGTTTCTGCCTGCGCGGCTCAGACCCTTGATCAACAAGACAAACCCCGAGTGCCAAACAGGGGGGCAGGAGTTCCACAGGAAATCATCAAAGCCTTTGAGCCTCACGAGTTCGATGGGATGCCATACCGTCTGCTGCTCCCCGCTGATTATAAACCCACCAGGAAATACCCACTCATCTTGAATCTGCATGGTGGGGCGGGAGTGGGTAATGATAATATTAGCAATCTGCGAAACTGGTGCGCTACGTTTGTCGATAAGAACTGGCGGGCGAAGTATCCGTGTATCATCGTGGTTCCTCAGTCACCAGGCCGCTGGTTGATTACAGGTGAGGAAATTCCGGAACTGACAGAATCGCTCAAGAAAACGTATTCCGAAGCATGGCAAGAACGGATTGAAGAGCGAAACTATCCGCAGGGCCCCATCTCCAATGGGTCGCTCACCAAAGTCTTAGGATTGATCGATCATCTTTCCGAAGAGTTCAACGTCGATACGAATCGCGTTTATGCGATCGGTCATTCGATGGGCGGGTTTGGAACATGGAACGCGATTTGGGCAGCGCCGAAGAGATTCGCCGCAGCGATTCCCAGCGCGGGCGGAATGCTACCCTGGAAGGATCCTGCAGAGTTCAAGGACGTCCCCGTCTGGACATTTCACGGTAGACTCGACCAGAAAGTCCCAGCGGAGTTTACTTGGGAAATCTTCGGACGCATAAAGGACGTCGGCGGAAACGTGAAGTTCACCCAACTGAAGCACGTGGGCCACGGGGCCGCGCAATACGCATTCTCCTTCAACGGCGACAGTCAAGAGAAGGGCTACGTCACTCAATACAGTAGCGATAAGTGTGACAAGACAGATAATGTCTGGGACTGGCTCTTCGCTCAGCGGTTGGACAAGCGGTAA
- a CDS encoding integrase core domain-containing protein: MGAGQIFQPLRGFLKKQTQIDPVPLPPKSPNMNAYLERFTRSLKSECLSKMIFFGELSLAQALNEYVAHYHSDRNHQGLDYQLIEPGVEVGSDLGSIECSERLGGLLKYYYRDAA, encoded by the coding sequence ATGGGGGCAGGTCAGATTTTTCAACCACTACGAGGTTTTCTGAAGAAACAGACTCAGATTGATCCGGTACCTCTTCCACCAAAAAGTCCAAACATGAATGCGTATCTTGAACGATTCACGAGAAGCTTGAAATCGGAGTGCCTGAGCAAGATGATCTTCTTCGGTGAGCTCTCACTCGCACAAGCGCTTAATGAATACGTTGCCCATTACCATTCCGATCGGAATCATCAGGGACTCGATTATCAATTGATTGAACCTGGTGTTGAAGTTGGAAGTGACCTTGGTTCAATCGAATGTAGTGAACGTCTTGGCGGTCTGCTCAAGTATTACTACCGCGACGCTGCGTGA
- a CDS encoding sigma-54-dependent Fis family transcriptional regulator, which yields MLKTHSIFGDPKQILLDLSGQHHLPALLPLATRLLASSNAIVLTRIWLMRAPLEDDCANCLMAAECDSRERCLHLVASYGNSAKDSSKHWEGLDGQFRRFPVGVRKVGHIAKTGLPLQVDDMSAEKEWIVCPDWIREQAIKAMVGLPLIYRGETLGVLAVFSREPVEDSCREWIGMIADHLSAAIANASAIERIETLKMQLEMENEYLREEVESASFGELVGGSPALGTLARQIDLVAPTESSVLILGESGTGKELVAREVHRRSSRTNRPLIKVNCAAIPRELYESEFFGHTKGAFTGALRDRTGRFELANGGTLFLDEIGEIPLDLQSKLLRVLQEGELERVGEDRTRQVDVRLIAATNRDLRSEAIQGRFRQDLYYRLSVFPIEIPPLRERLEDIPLLAEHFLARYARQLGRKRLRLTLANLRQLQNYDWPGNIRELQHVIEKAVIVAVDGRLRFDIPTRSDKQIVSKAAADTLDSEDTEPIYTIAELREIEIANIRRALAAANGKIYGKDGAADRLAMKPTTLASRIKSLGISK from the coding sequence ATGCTCAAAACGCACTCGATTTTTGGGGATCCTAAGCAGATCCTGCTCGACCTATCGGGACAGCACCATTTGCCCGCGCTCTTGCCGCTCGCGACGAGATTGTTGGCCTCCAGCAACGCCATTGTCCTTACTCGGATCTGGTTGATGCGCGCCCCGTTGGAGGACGATTGCGCGAATTGTCTGATGGCTGCGGAATGTGATTCTCGCGAGCGATGTCTCCATTTGGTGGCCAGTTACGGCAACTCCGCGAAAGATTCGAGTAAGCACTGGGAAGGGCTCGATGGGCAGTTTCGCCGGTTTCCGGTCGGGGTTCGTAAGGTCGGCCACATCGCGAAGACTGGGTTGCCACTCCAGGTAGACGATATGTCTGCAGAAAAGGAGTGGATAGTGTGTCCCGATTGGATTCGAGAGCAAGCGATCAAAGCCATGGTCGGCCTCCCGTTGATCTATCGTGGCGAGACGCTTGGCGTCCTGGCAGTGTTTTCCCGCGAGCCGGTGGAGGATTCGTGTCGAGAGTGGATTGGCATGATCGCCGATCACTTGTCTGCAGCCATCGCCAATGCGTCGGCAATCGAAAGGATTGAAACGCTCAAGATGCAACTGGAGATGGAAAACGAGTATTTGCGGGAAGAGGTCGAGAGCGCCTCCTTTGGAGAGCTCGTGGGTGGTAGTCCTGCCCTCGGAACCTTAGCGAGGCAGATTGATCTCGTCGCACCCACCGAATCGTCGGTGCTGATCCTTGGTGAAAGCGGTACGGGTAAGGAACTCGTCGCCCGAGAAGTTCACCGACGTAGCAGCCGAACCAATCGGCCTCTTATTAAGGTAAATTGCGCGGCAATTCCGCGAGAACTGTATGAGAGCGAGTTCTTTGGTCATACAAAGGGAGCGTTCACGGGGGCACTTCGTGATCGAACGGGGCGCTTCGAGCTTGCCAATGGTGGCACGCTCTTCCTCGATGAAATTGGTGAAATCCCACTCGACTTGCAGTCGAAGCTACTTCGCGTTTTACAGGAGGGTGAACTGGAGCGGGTCGGAGAGGACAGAACGCGTCAGGTCGACGTGAGGCTGATTGCGGCGACGAATCGAGATCTACGCTCAGAGGCCATCCAAGGTCGGTTTCGCCAGGATCTCTATTATCGGTTGAGCGTCTTTCCGATTGAAATTCCACCGTTACGAGAGCGATTAGAAGACATTCCGCTGCTCGCGGAGCACTTCCTTGCGCGCTACGCTCGACAGCTTGGACGGAAGCGCCTGCGGCTCACCCTCGCCAATTTGAGGCAATTACAGAATTATGACTGGCCCGGAAACATTCGAGAGCTACAGCATGTCATTGAAAAGGCGGTTATAGTGGCGGTCGACGGTCGTCTTCGCTTCGATATACCGACTCGTTCGGATAAGCAGATCGTTTCAAAAGCTGCCGCAGATACACTGGATTCTGAAGATACCGAACCAATTTACACAATTGCTGAATTGCGCGAGATTGAAATCGCAAACATCCGACGGGCACTCGCTGCAGCAAACGGCAAGATATATGGCAAGGATGGCGCCGCAGATCGTCTGGCCATGAAACCCACGACGCTTGCGTCCAGAATTAAGTCGCTGGGGATTTCAAAGTGA
- a CDS encoding carboxymuconolactone decarboxylase family protein, with product MTRLQQVQSTDAAGRTAKLFDGIQKKLGSVPNMMRAMGNSPAALGAYLSLSNELSKGSLTAPQREQIALAVGQANGCNYCLSAHSALGKMAGLTTDQIRDARLASAVDSKDDALLRFALKLVTNQGHVADSDLQSLHDHGFTDGDIVEVVAHVALNIFTNYFNHVADPEIDFPRAASLETAA from the coding sequence ATGACTCGACTTCAACAAGTCCAATCGACCGATGCAGCCGGACGCACGGCTAAGCTTTTCGATGGCATTCAGAAGAAACTGGGGTCAGTCCCCAATATGATGCGTGCAATGGGAAACTCCCCCGCGGCTCTGGGAGCTTATCTCTCGCTAAGTAATGAACTTTCGAAAGGCTCGTTGACTGCTCCGCAGCGGGAACAAATCGCTCTGGCAGTCGGGCAAGCAAATGGCTGCAACTACTGTCTCTCCGCGCACTCGGCCCTGGGCAAAATGGCCGGCCTCACCACCGATCAGATTCGGGATGCTCGCCTTGCCTCGGCCGTCGATTCAAAAGACGACGCTTTGCTTCGATTTGCACTCAAGCTCGTGACCAACCAAGGCCACGTCGCTGATAGCGATCTCCAGAGCCTTCATGACCACGGCTTCACAGACGGTGATATTGTCGAGGTTGTGGCTCACGTCGCGCTCAACATCTTTACCAACTACTTCAACCACGTTGCCGATCCGGAAATCGACTTTCCTCGCGCAGCCTCGCTTGAAACAGCGGCCTGA
- the trxA gene encoding thioredoxin: protein MSNSIQITQDNFGQQVLASTQPVLVDFWAAWCGPCRLVSPTIDALADKVIGQATVGKLNVDENPAIAERYGISSIPTVLVFRDGEVVDKLIGVHSEHDYQSALEQVIA, encoded by the coding sequence ATGTCCAATTCAATTCAGATCACCCAGGATAATTTTGGTCAACAAGTGCTTGCAAGCACGCAACCTGTACTCGTTGACTTTTGGGCGGCTTGGTGTGGTCCGTGCCGCCTGGTCTCGCCCACGATCGACGCTCTTGCGGACAAGGTTATCGGTCAGGCCACTGTGGGCAAGCTGAATGTCGACGAAAATCCGGCCATTGCCGAGCGCTACGGCATCTCTTCGATCCCCACCGTACTTGTTTTTCGCGATGGCGAAGTGGTCGACAAGTTGATCGGCGTACATTCCGAGCACGATTATCAATCAGCTCTGGAGCAAGTAATTGCCTGA
- a CDS encoding nuclear transport factor 2 family protein produces the protein MAILNPVRPPFTLETALLKVRAAEDAWNSRDPKRVSLAYSVDSEWRNRDQFIRGREQIREFLDSKWRRELEYRLVKSLWNYDENRIAVRFQYEYRTLDGAWYRAYGNELWEFDEEGLMRRREASINDVAISQFERKFFWPGGTPRPEHGMDIEKVR, from the coding sequence ATGGCCATCTTAAATCCTGTTCGACCACCCTTTACCCTAGAAACCGCTCTTTTGAAGGTAAGGGCTGCTGAGGACGCTTGGAACTCAAGAGACCCGAAGCGGGTGTCTCTTGCTTACTCGGTGGACTCCGAATGGCGCAATCGCGATCAGTTTATTCGCGGTCGTGAACAGATTCGCGAATTCCTCGACTCCAAATGGAGACGTGAACTGGAATACCGTCTCGTCAAGTCTCTTTGGAACTACGACGAGAATCGAATCGCGGTTCGGTTTCAGTACGAATACCGCACCCTGGACGGAGCGTGGTACCGAGCCTACGGCAACGAGCTGTGGGAATTCGACGAAGAAGGACTGATGCGACGCCGCGAAGCCAGCATCAACGACGTGGCCATCTCCCAGTTCGAAAGGAAGTTTTTCTGGCCGGGCGGTACGCCTCGCCCTGAACATGGAATGGACATTGAAAAAGTTCGCTGA
- a CDS encoding FMN-dependent NADH-azoreductase yields the protein MNLLSVNASPRSDRSLSRRLSKVFWDEWSSVSPDDLIVSRDIGKNPPPHLTEEWIGAAFTAPESRSAEQNEVLQISNEMIEEVLQAGIIVVASPMYNYGMPSHLKAWIDQVIRINRTFTFDLARGEQPIEPVQSGKTLVILMSSGEGYFSKGDLNAHRNHLDTHLQEALRLVGVSTVHTVRIEFQEFGDDRHQKSVEAAHQKTRQLARQIANTL from the coding sequence ATGAATCTACTATCTGTCAACGCATCGCCACGTTCTGATCGATCGCTGAGTCGCCGACTTTCAAAGGTCTTTTGGGATGAGTGGTCCTCTGTGAGCCCTGATGACCTCATCGTCAGTCGTGATATAGGAAAAAATCCCCCGCCACACCTGACAGAGGAATGGATTGGGGCCGCCTTCACTGCACCCGAGTCGCGTAGTGCAGAACAAAACGAAGTGCTTCAGATTTCAAATGAAATGATTGAGGAAGTTTTGCAAGCGGGCATCATTGTCGTCGCATCGCCCATGTACAACTACGGCATGCCTTCACATCTAAAGGCGTGGATTGACCAAGTGATCCGAATCAATCGCACGTTTACTTTCGATCTTGCTCGAGGCGAGCAGCCCATCGAACCGGTGCAGTCAGGGAAAACGCTGGTAATACTTATGTCCAGTGGGGAGGGGTATTTCTCAAAGGGGGATTTGAACGCCCATCGAAATCATCTCGATACGCATCTTCAAGAGGCGTTACGGCTAGTTGGGGTGAGTACTGTGCACACTGTGCGGATTGAATTTCAGGAATTTGGCGACGACCGTCATCAAAAGTCCGTCGAAGCCGCCCATCAGAAAACGCGTCAACTAGCAAGACAGATCGCAAACACACTATAA